A genomic stretch from Setaria italica strain Yugu1 chromosome VII, Setaria_italica_v2.0, whole genome shotgun sequence includes:
- the LOC105914815 gene encoding zinc finger BED domain-containing protein RICESLEEPER 2-like, with protein sequence MFLPLIVSIRDALDNPSWQTSVALQDLAAAMRIKFEKYWGRDFDESNQPIPRRNKKDYDVNLGIVIATMLDPRGKAEYAEFFYQKICSNIDQIDSSVDAALVWMKKYFLEYEQRLRRVNAYSVTYSSEGSICVGSPVLAKRQLGSKFANFKSSRRKTRPPKSEFDIYFEEDCVEDIENFDILTWWKAHAEKFPILSVMARDFLAIPLSTVSSESAFSLGGRILRESRSSLTPEMLEALVCGKDWLFKEKDADNEGQQISEDQTSEMVTFVTPSD encoded by the exons ATGTTCTTGCCTTTAATTGTTTCAATTCGGGATGCCTTGGATAACCCTTCTTGGCAGACAAGTGTGGCACTACAAGACCTGGCTGCAGCCATGAGGATCAAGTTTGAAAAGTATTGGGGTAGAGATTTTGATGAGTCAAACCAGCCTATTCCTCGCAGaaataaaaaggattatgatgtCAACCTTGGAATTGTTATTGCAACAATGTTAGATCCGAGGGGAAAAGCAGAATATGCAGAGTTCTTCTACCAGAAGATTTGTAGCAATATAGATCAGATTGATTCAAGTGTTGATGCTGCTCTAGTTTGGATGAAAAAATACTTCCTGGAGTATGAGCAACGCTTGAGGAGAGTTAATGCATACTCTGTTACATATTCAAGTGAGGGCAGCATTTGTGTGGGCTCACCGGTGCTTGCGAAAAGGCAGCTAGGATCAAAATTTGCAAACTTCAAGTCAAGTCGAAGAAAGACTCGTCCACCAAAATCTGAATTTGACATCTACTTTGAAGAAGATTGTGTGGAAGACATTGAAAACTTTGACATTTTGACTTGGTGGAAGGCACATGCTGAGAAGTTCCCGATCTTATCAGTTATGGCACGTGATTTCCTCGCCATTCCTCTTAGTACCGTTTCTTCCGAATCAGCCTTTAGTCTTGGAGGTAGGATTCTTAGGGAGTCAAGAAGCTCACTAACTCCAGAGATGTTAGAAGCCCTTGTGTGTGGGAAAGACTGGttattcaaggaaaaagatgcaGACAATGAAG GTCAACAAATTAGTGAAGATCAGACTAGTGAAATGGTCACCTTTGTCACTCCATCAGACTAG